GAACATGCTGGAAATTCTGGAATGGTTGaaattgctgattttggctgaaaTTTTGCTGAAATTGAGGCTGCTTATATTGCTAAAATTGCTGAGAATGACTTGCTGGATGATTCTGGTAATGATGCTGATTCTGTGAATTCTGGTAATATGGCTGATGAATCTGAGTTTGTGTTGGCTGCTGATAAAATGTGTTCCCATACCTCAAATTTGGATGATCCCTCCATCCCAGATTGTAAGTTGAAGAGTTGGGATCATATTTATGTTGCTGAAATTGAGGTCTGGAAATGGCTGCAACTGATTCATCTTGATGTAGATTAGGACAATGATCCGAAGAGTGATCTTGACTTGAACAAATTCCACACAACTTCATCATTGGTAAAGGAAAATTTGAAACATGACTCGAATTTTGCAACGCCATTTGCTTTACTAGAGAAGTTAATTCTTGCAAATTGCTCCTAATTTCTTGTTGCTCAGTTGAAACTAAATGAGTTTCATTAACCACTCTAGTACCAAGAGCTCTACTCCCAAATTGTTGTGAATTTTCCGCCATATTTGAAATTAGCTCTCTTGCTTGATTTGGAGTCTTATTCACCAAAGCTCCTCCAGCTGCTGCATCTATCATGCTCCTATCCATGGGAAGTAAGCCCTCATAAAAATATTGAACAAGGAGCTGGTCACTAATTTGATGTTGTGGACAACTCGAACACAGCTTCTTGAATCTCTCCCAATAATCATAAAGAGTCTCTCCCACTACTTGTTGAATACCACAAATGCTCTTCCTGATAGTTGCAGTCCTAGAAGCTGGGAAAAATTTCTCCAAAAAGGCTctcttcatatcaatccaactCGTAATGTATCCAGCTGGAAGGCAATATAACCAGTCTTTAGCTGCTCCCGTCAAAGAGAATGGAAAAGCCCTCAACTTAATGTCTTCTTCTGAAATCCcttgtggcttcatggtggaaCAAACCACATGGAATTCATGTAGATGGCGGTTGGGATCCTCTCCTGATAAGTCTTGAAATTTGGGAAGCAGATGAATAAGTCCTGATCTGAGTTCAAAATCTCCTGCCAAATCTGGATAAGTGATACATGAGTACTTATAAGCCACATCTGGTGCTGCAAGCTCTTTCATAGTTCGATCCCCTTCTGTTATCTGATTATCCATCTCTGAAATTCTACTCTCACAAGTTGCTGCTGACTTAGCTTGTCCCCTTAAAGCCCAAAAGGTTCTTTCAATCTCCGGGTCTAGTTCAAGCAATGTTGCAAAGGAAGACCTAGTCATGCAAGCCAATAAACAATCAAAATTCAGTAAATATTCAATAAAATCAGCAAACTAAAGCTGAGAAAATTATTCACaatccaaaacaaacaaacaattctAGCAAAGTTTTAGTgtctccccggcaacggcgccaaaatttggtaagcTCTCTAAGTAGATGTcacaaataaactcccaaattaatttaTGATCGAAAAACCACAACTACACAAAGAATTGTTCTAGTATAAGGCCCGAGTCGAATTTTTCAAGGATTATGCTAGAAACATGCTTGTCTTGGATTACGAACACTCTTTTTGGGTTTTCAAGTTATGAAATGGGGTTTTGTAGTAAAACTGGAATATTAGACCAAGAAATAAATTGCAAGCTCTACAA
This genomic stretch from Zingiber officinale cultivar Zhangliang chromosome 7A, Zo_v1.1, whole genome shotgun sequence harbors:
- the LOC121999411 gene encoding uncharacterized protein LOC121999411, translated to MDNQITEGDRTMKELAAPDVAYKYSCITYPDLAGDFELRSGLIHLLPKFQDLSGEDPNRHLHEFHVVCSTMKPQGISEEDIKLRAFPFSLTGAAKDWLYCLPAGYITSWIDMKRAFLEKFFPASRTATIRKSICGIQQVVGETLYDYWERFKKLCSSCPQHQISDQLLVQYFYEGLLPMDRSMIDAAAGGALVNKTPNQARELISNMAENSQQFGSRALGTRVVNETHLVSTEQQEIRSNLQELTSLVKQMALQNSSHVSNFPLPMMKLCGICSSQDHSSDHCPNLHQDESVAAISRPQFQQHKYDPNSSTYNLGWRDHPNLRYGNTFYQQPTQTQIHQPYYQNSQNQHHYQNHPASHSQQF